The Streptomyces cyaneogriseus subsp. noncyanogenus region CGAACTGCGCCTGGCCGCCGTCCCGGTGCGGCGGTACGACGAGGCGGCGGGCGACGGTGTTGGCGACCGACGCGCCGTGGTCGAGGCGGACCAGATGCAGGCACAGGTCCATGGCGGCGGCCTTGCCGGCGGAGGTGAGGACGCTGCCGTTGTCCACGTAGAGCACGTCGGGGTCGACCGTCACCCGGGGGTGGCGCTCCGCCAGGGCGCGGGTGTGCGCCCAGTGGGTGGTCGCCCGCTTCCCGTCCAGCAGGCCGGCGGCGGCCAGGACGAACGCGCCCGTGCACAGGGAGACCACCCGTGCGCCCGCCTCGTGGGCCGCGCGCACCGCGTCGACCAGCTCGGCGGGCGGGTCCACGTCGACGTCGGCCCAGCCCGGGACGATCACGGTGCCGGCCCGCGCCAGCCGGTCGAGGCCGTGGTCGGGCTCCAGCCGGAACCGGCCGGCCCGCACGGGTCCCGGCCCGCAGAGGGCCAGGTCGTACCAGGGACCGTCCACGGCGGCCGGGGCGGGGCCGAACACCTCGCAGGCCAGGGACAGTTCGAGGTGCAGCATCCCGTCGGTGACGGCCAGCGCGACAGTCTTCACGTCCGGAATTGTATGGGTCGTGTCGTTCCGGACACTCACGGTGGGGTGCCCGGCCTCGACAGGATGTCCACCACGGAACGCGGAACATCGCGTCGATGGCGAGGAGAGAATCCATGGGGTCGGGACGCACGGTGGCGGTGTTCGGCGCGTACGGGCACACGGGGCGCTTCGTGGTGGCGCGGTTGCGGGAGCGCGGCTTCGTGCCGGTGCTCTCCGGCCGCGACGCCGGCCGGCTGAGGGAGCTGGCGGCGTCCGAGCCCGGGTTCGAGGTCCGTCCGGCGACCGTCGACGACCCGGCCTCGCTGGACCGCGCGCTGGCCGGCGCGGCGGCCGTCGTCAACTGTGCCGGGCCCTTCGCCACGACGGCCGGCCCGGTGATCGAGGCGGCGCTGCGCGCCGGGATCCCGTACGTGGACGTGGCGGCGGAGATCGAGGCCAACGCCGACACCTTCGCGCACTTCGGGGACCGCGCCCGGGACGCGGGAGCGGTGGTCGTCCCCGCGATGGCCTTCTACGGCGGCCTCGGGGACCTGCTGGTCACCGCCGCGATGGGCGACTGGACGTCGGCCGACGAGGTGCACATCGCCTACGGGCTGGACGGCTGGCACCCGACCGCCGGGACGCGTGCCGCGGGCGCGGTCTCCCGGGAGCGGCGCGACGGGCGGCGGGTGCGCTACGCGAACGGGCGGCTGGAGTACCGCGACGACGAGCCGCCGGCCCTCGAGTGGTCCTTCCCCGGCCCGATGGGCACCCGGGCCGTCATCGGGGAGTTCACGATGGCGGACGTCGTCACCGTGCCCAGCCACCTGTCCGTCCCCGAGGTGCGCACCTACATGACGGTCGAGGCGGCCCGGGACATCTCCGCCCCGGACACCCCGCCGCCGGCCCCGGCCGACGAGCAGGGCCGCTCCGCGCAGACCTTCCTCGTCGACGTCGTCGTACGCTCCGGGGGCGGTGAGCGGCGCGCCGTGGCGCGGGGGCGGGACATCTACGCGGTCACCGCGCCGCTCGTGGTGGAAGCGGTCGACCGCATCCTCACGGGGCGGACCCGGACGACCGGGGTGGCCTCCGCCGGGGAGATCTTCGACGCGCCCGGCTTCCTCCGCGCGCTGTCCGGGCACCTCTCCGTGGAACTGCCGTCCGCCGCCTGACCCGGCGGCGATCGCCCGGCCCCAGCTCACGGCCGTGTCCGGCGCGCCCGGGGGCCGCCCGCCCGACCGCGACGGCTGTCCGCGATACGCCAACTCCCCCATGAGGCACGGTGGATGACCGGCCGACAGTCCTGTCCGGGCGCCCGTCCGGGGGCACACTGGGACCACGCAGGACGCGGCGACGTACTCGGGGGCTTCAGGTGACGGTGTCGGTGAGGGTGTCCTACGCCTGGCGCTGCGCGGAGTGCGGCCGGCCGTGCGAGGCTGCGGTGTGGCACGTCGTCGACGCCCGCGAGCGCCCCGATGTCCTCGACGGCCCCGGCGGACCGGACGGGTTCGGCCCCGGTCTGTGCTGGGTGCCGTGCGACGGCTGCGGCGCGCGGGAGCACATCGAGGCGCCGGTGCTGGTGCTGCGCCCCGGGGCCGCGGTGCCCGCGCTGTTCGCGACCTCCGTCGCCGAGCTCCAGGGGGACGCCTCGGCCACCGCCGCCGGCCTCGTCGACCGGGCCGCACGCGCCGGGGCCTTCCGCGGCGCGCCCTTCGCCGCGCAGGTGATCCCGCTGCCCCGCAGACTGCTGCCGTTCGCGCTCACCCGCGACGTGGACCGGGACCTGGCGGACCCCGAGGCGGCGTGCCGGGAACTGACGCCGCACGGACCGCCGACGGTCGCCAACTACCGGCATTTCCTCCAGTGCGTGGCGGAGGACCGGCGCGGGACACCCGTGGCGGAACTGCTGCACGCGGTCACCACCGCCCCGCCGGACCGGCTCGCCGCGCTGGTCCGCGCCCACCCCGAGCTGACCGGCGGCACCCTGGTGCGCGACGCCGGACTGGAGGAGGTGCGGGCCGCCGCCGGCACCCCGCTGGAAGCGGCGCTGCGCGTACGCCAGCGGTTCCTGGACGACCTGTGCGGCGGCCGGATGGACCCGGCCACGGCGATCGGCCGCCACATCACGGCGCTGGACGCCTTCGCCGGTGACCTGCGGGACCGGCTGGAGGAGCTCTACCGCCAGGTGCGGGCCGGCGGCGGCACGGACGTGATCCCGCTCGCGCGCGAGGCGCTCGAACTGGCCGCGCACCTCGGCGAGGAGGCGGTGGAGACGGAACTCGCCGCGCGGCTCGGCGAACGGCTGGTGGTCGCGGTACGCGCCGGGGCCGACGCCGACCTGTCCGAGGCGCTGCGCGTCCTGGAACACGCCCTGGCCCGGCTCCCCGAGGGCAGCCCGCAGTGGGCCGAGGTGGCGAACAACCTCGCCGCCGCCCAGCACCTGCGGGACGACGGCGACCGGCTGGAGTGCTGGGAGACCGCCCGTGACCTGCTCGCCCGTGCCGCCGGGCTGGACCGCCGCGCCCACCCCGAGCACTGGGCACGGATCCGGACCAACTACGGGCTGCTGCTCGCCGAACGTCCGGGCGGCGGCCCCGCCGACCTCACCGAGGGCATCGGCCACGTCCGGGCCGGCCTGGAGGAGAGGTCCCCCGAACGCGACCGCGTCGACTGGGCCTACTCCCTGCTCAACCTGGGGCTGCTGCTGTACCGGCGCGCCGAGCCGGGCGATGTGCGGCAGGCGGAGCGGTGCTACCGGGACGCGCTGCGGCACCTGCGCCCCGAGGACGACCCCGTGCTGTGGTCGCAGACGCGGTGCAACCTGGCCGACCTGCTCCTCTCCCGCGACCCGGCCGACCCGCGCGGTGCCCGGGACGCCGCCACCGCCGTACTGGCGTGGGCCGCCGGACATCCGGGCCTGCTCGACACCAGCCGCGCCACCTGGCTCCTCGCCCGGGCCACCGGTCTCCTCGACGGGCCCGGCAGCCCGGAGAGCGTACGGCTGCGCCGCGCGGCCCTGGCGGACGTGTCACCGCGCGTCTCCCCGTCCCTGCACCTGGCCATCGCCCGGGAGGTGCTCGACTCCCTCGCCTCGGCCGGGGACTGGACCGGCGCCGCCGAGGTGGCCTCGCAGATGCTGGTCGCCGTCCACGCGCTGTACGACGCCCAGGTCACCGCCGCCGGCCGCCGCAGCCTGCTGGCCCAGGCGACCGGGACCGCCCGCCAGGCCGCCTTCCTGCTGGCCCGCGCGGGCCACCCGGAGCGGGCGGTCGTGGCCATCGAACGCGGCCTGGCCTGCGAGTTGTCGGTGGTGACCGGACGCGCCGCGGTGGACCTGGAGGCGCTGGAGCGCGTCGATCCCGTGCTGGCCCGCCGCTACCGGCAGGCCCGGGATCGGTACCGGTCGCTGGCCGCGTACGCTCCCGCGGACCCGGCGGGCGGGCCCGCGGCGGGACCGGTCCCCGCGGCGGGGGAGCAGGCGGCGGCGGAGCGCGCGGTGCGCACGGTGACCGGGGAGATCCGTGCCGTCCCCGGCTTCGAGGACTTCCTGCGCACCACCGAGCCGGCGGACATCGTGCGCGCCGCCGGCGGCACCCCGCTCGTCTATCTGGTCAACGCGCCCTGGGGGAGCTGCGTCCTCACCGTCCCCCGCGGGGCGGACGCCCCGGAGACCCCCGTCGTGCGGGCGGACTTCGTCCCCGAGGTGAGCAGCGCCTCCATCGTCCGCCTCCTGACCCTGGACCCGGCCGGGGGCGGCCCGGGACTCCTCCTCGTCCAGCAGGCCGCCCCGGACCGGCGCCACCGTCTGCTCCCGGCGGCCCTGGACCGCCTGCGGGACCTCGCCCCGCTGCTGCGCCCCGTCGCCCGGCTCCTGGCGGACGACCCGCACCACGAGGCGGTCGCCGTGCCGACCGGGCTGCTGGGACACGTCCCGCTGACCGCCGTACCGCTCGGCGCGGGGTCGGACGGCGGCGCGGGCGGTACGCGCCAGGAAGGCGACGGGACGGACGGCACGGGCGGCACGAAGGAGGGGGACGACGGGACGGCCGGTGTCCTCGACGACATCGGGACGCTGCTGCTCGCCCCGTCGGCGAGCGTGTACGCCGCCTCCCGCGCCGCCGCCGCACGGCCGCCGAGGCCGGTGCCGAGGCTGGTGGCCGTCACCGACCCCGACGGTTCGCTGCCGGGCGCCCGGAGTGAATTCGCCGAGATCCGGCGGGTGTTCGAGCCGCGGGGCGAGGCCGTCGGCGCGGCGGGGCGCCGTGCCACCGTCGGCTGGCTGCTGGACCGCCTCGCCGGGGCGACGCACCTCCATCTCAGCTGCCACGGCAGTGCGCGCATCACCGGCCGGGGCGGCTCGCTGGCCCTCGCCGACGGACCCCTGGACATGGACACGCTGGTGCGGCGGCGGCTCCCGCACTGCCGTGTCGCGGTGGCGAGCGCCTGTCAGTCCGGCCACTACGAGATCGTCGAGGCACCCGACCAGTTCACCGGGCTCCCGGCCGGCTTCCTCCAGGCGGGAGCGGCCTGCGCGGTCACCAGCCTGTGGCAGGTGAACGACATGGCGACCGCCCTGCTGATGACACGCCTGTACGAACTGCTCGCCCCCACCGGTGCCACCGCGGGCACGCCCCCCGCGCCCGCGCTGCGCCGGGCCCGGACCTGGCTGCGCGGTCTGACCTGGTACGACGTGGCGAAGTACACCGCGGCCCACCCGCACCTCGCGGCCCTGCTGAGGCGGTACGGCCGGCCGGAACGCGGCCGTGACGAGCGTCCCTTCGCCTCGCCCGTCCACTGGGCCGCGTTCACCGCGTGGGGGGTGTGAGGCGCAAGGCCGCGGCGGGTCGCGCCCGGCCGGGCCCCGCCGTCAGCAGCCGTCAGCCGCGGAACGTCGGCCCCATCGCGTCGAGCGAGTAGTGGGCGAGCGGGGTGTGCGGCGAGCGCGGGGCACTGAGCCGCAGGAGCGTGTAGCGTCCGCCGGCCAGCCCGGAGACGGTCACCGTGGCCGGCGAGCGCACCTCGCGTCCGTTGACGCAGCTCGGCTCGCAGACCACCTCGGACACCGTCCCCCGGGCGGTTGCCGTGGGCTCCCCCCAGCCGGTCCAGGTCAGGTCGTGCAGCATGATGCCGCCGTCACCGCAGGCGAGCAGGAGCGAGGCGGGCTCGCTCAGGGGCTTGCCCGCGCAGTCGGCGATCACGCCGGGCTGCCTGGTCCGCTGGGTGGTGGGGGCGGACGGCACCCGGCCGGCGGACCCCGACGGTTCCGTGACCCGGCCCCGGTCCCGCTCCTCGTCCCGATCCTGGCCCTCGCCCTGGCCCTGATCCTGGTCCTGTCGCGGGTCCGGCACCGGCTGCCGGGGCGTCGCGCCGCGCCCGTCCCCGGGCGTCCCCACCGCCGTCGGCCGGTGCGACGGGGGCGCCTCGATGGTGCGGGTGCCGCTGTCGCGGCCCGGCACCAGGACGACGAGGGCCGTGACGAGCGCGCCGGCGAGGGCCACGGCGGCGGCGAGGACGGCCAGCCGGAGCCGGGCCGCTCCCGGCGAGGACGACGCCTGCCGGGGGAGGGCCGGGGGTTCGGCCGGCGGGGCCGGCGGCGCCGCGAGGCCGGTCGCCTCCGCCGGGCCGCGCGGCTCCTCGGCGGGCGGGGCCGGTGACTCCTGGGCGAGCGGTCCGAGCGGCCCGCCCCCGGGGTGCCCGCGGGCGATCAGTTCGTCCACCGCCGCCGGCCAGGGACGCGGGGTCGGCGCGAGCGGGCCGATGGTGTCGAGCAGGCGGGCGGGGGTCGGCCGGGCGTCCGGTGCCTCGGCCAGGCACACGGCGACCGCTTCGCGCAGCCTTTCCGGCAGCTCACCGACGCCGTCGTCCGGCGCCTTGGGCGAAGCGGACACCCCGGCGCCGGTGCGCCCGCCGGTGTACGCGGTGACGAGCAGCGCCCCCAGGGCGGCCATGTCACCGGACGGTCCCTGCGGCCGGCCGGACCGCTCCGGCGGACGGGCCGGCGCACCGCCGCCGGGATCGGTGAACCGGGGGCCGCTCCTGGTCAGCAGGACGGTGCCGGGCCGGACGTCCCCGTGGACGCGGCCGGTCCGGTGCAGCCCGGCCAGATCGCCGGCCAGCCCCGCCGCGAGGCGCAGCACCGACTCCTCCGGAAGCGCGCCGACGGTGTCGACGACCTGCGCGAGCGAGAGCCCGGGCTCGGGCCTCCACGTGAACGCGCCGGCGTCCTTGCCGTCGTACTCCCCGCCCCGCCGGAGCGTCGTCCGTAACCGGGGCGGCCTCACCGCTCCCGCACCGGCCCCCGTCATGCGCTTCATCCGGTTCCCCCCACAGCAAGAAGTCCTCGCAACGAGTCTGGCCACACCGGGCGTTCGCGACAAGACACCCGGAGGGGCCACCGGGCACGGACGGGGCCCCGCGAGAGGGGCGGCGGGGGCGGCAGGGGCGGGGCGGGGCGGGAAATCCTGGTGAGTCCGGTGAGGTCTCGTGAGAGGCTTTCGATCATCGACGGCACATGACATGTGCCGTTCAGTGCAGCCGTATCCCAGGGGGACACCGCATGATCAACACCCGGCGTGCGCTTCGGGGCGCTCTCACCGTTGCCGCCGTCACGGCCGTGATGGCCGCCGCGGCGGGCCCGGCCCTCGCCTCCGGCGACCCCGCCGGGACCGACCGGCTGCGTGCCGCGACCGGGGCCGAGCTGAGGGCCCAGGACGGCCCGGCGGTGGAGACGGGCGCCCGCGCGGCCGGTACGGTCCAGACGCCCAGCTTCTCCATGAAGGCCGTGGACAAGCAGAGCACCTACCTCTACCTGTACTTCCCGGACCGCCAGGGCGGCTTCGAGCCCCGGGAGCCCGTGGAGGTGAGCTTCGACGCCTTCGCCGACGCGATCGACGTCGACAACGACAGGGACGGGTACAGCGACGGCACCTGGTACGTCCACAAGGACGGCAGGCTGGACTACAGCTGGATCGACGACGACCTCGTCTACCACAGCGCGCAGGTCGGCAAGGGCTGGAACATCTACTCCACGATCCTCTCCCCCGGTGACCTCGGCGGAGCCCCGGAGGCCGACCTCATCGGCCTCGACAAGGACGGCGTGCTGTGGGGATACCTCGCCTACCCCGACGGCACCCTCACCTCGCGCCTGCGGATCGGCGGCGGCTGGGGCCAGTACACCCAGCTCGCCGGCCAGGGCGATCTGACCGGTGACGGCAAGTCCGACATCGTCGCCCGGGACACGTCCGGCGTCCTGTGGCTCTACCAGGGCACCGGCGACTACAAGGCCCCCTTCGCCTCCCGTACCAGGATCGGCGGCGGCTGGAACGTGTACGACCGGCTGCTGTCGGTCGGCGACCTCGACGCCGACGGCAGGACGGATCTGGTCGCCCGTCAGCCCGACGGCGACCTGTACCGGTACTCGGGCACGGGCAACGCCCAGGCCGTCTACGAGAAGCCGGTCGAGATCGGCCACGGGTTCCAGATCTACAACCTGCTGTAGCGGTACACGGCGACGCGGACAGCGCGGACAGGGGGAGGGGCGGCCGGCGGAACCGGCCGCCCCTCCCCCTTTTCGGGTGTGGGCCGCTCCCCGGGCCGGGCCGTGCCGGGCGGGTCGTGTCAGGCCGCGCCGCCGTTGGCGTACAGGATCTGGCCGTTGATCCAGCGTGCCGGGCCGGCGAGGAAGGCGACGGTCTCGGCGATGTCCTCGGGTGTGCCGAGGCGTTCCAGCGGGGCGGCCTGGGACAGCCGGTCGATCGCGGCCTGGTCCTTGCCCTCCAGGAGCAGGGGCGTGGCGGTGGGGCCGGGGGCAACGGCGTTGACGGTGACGTTCCTGCCGCGCAGCTCGCGGGCGAGGATCGGGGTCAGGGCCTCGACCGCACCCTTGCTCGCCGCGTAGGCGCCGTAGGACGGGAAGTGGAGGCGGGTGACCGAGGTGGAGAAGTTGATGATCGCGCCGCCGCCGCGCACCCGCCGGGCGGCCTGCTGGGAGACGACGAAGGTGCCGCGGATGTTGGTGCGGTGCATCCGGTCCAGCTCGTCGAGGTCGAGCGTG contains the following coding sequences:
- a CDS encoding helix-turn-helix domain-containing protein, coding for MKTVALAVTDGMLHLELSLACEVFGPAPAAVDGPWYDLALCGPGPVRAGRFRLEPDHGLDRLARAGTVIVPGWADVDVDPPAELVDAVRAAHEAGARVVSLCTGAFVLAAAGLLDGKRATTHWAHTRALAERHPRVTVDPDVLYVDNGSVLTSAGKAAAMDLCLHLVRLDHGASVANTVARRLVVPPHRDGGQAQFVTTPVPDPAGHPLADLFPWVLQRLDQPLTVEDLARRARMSSRHLGRHFRAVTGTTPLQWLLTQRIRHAQELLETTDDSVDAIATATGMGTATTLRRHFNRTVGVPPDTYRRTFRARTPSAPCDGGAHR
- a CDS encoding saccharopine dehydrogenase family protein, which gives rise to MGSGRTVAVFGAYGHTGRFVVARLRERGFVPVLSGRDAGRLRELAASEPGFEVRPATVDDPASLDRALAGAAAVVNCAGPFATTAGPVIEAALRAGIPYVDVAAEIEANADTFAHFGDRARDAGAVVVPAMAFYGGLGDLLVTAAMGDWTSADEVHIAYGLDGWHPTAGTRAAGAVSRERRDGRRVRYANGRLEYRDDEPPALEWSFPGPMGTRAVIGEFTMADVVTVPSHLSVPEVRTYMTVEAARDISAPDTPPPAPADEQGRSAQTFLVDVVVRSGGGERRAVARGRDIYAVTAPLVVEAVDRILTGRTRTTGVASAGEIFDAPGFLRALSGHLSVELPSAA
- a CDS encoding CHAT domain-containing tetratricopeptide repeat protein, whose product is MRVSYAWRCAECGRPCEAAVWHVVDARERPDVLDGPGGPDGFGPGLCWVPCDGCGAREHIEAPVLVLRPGAAVPALFATSVAELQGDASATAAGLVDRAARAGAFRGAPFAAQVIPLPRRLLPFALTRDVDRDLADPEAACRELTPHGPPTVANYRHFLQCVAEDRRGTPVAELLHAVTTAPPDRLAALVRAHPELTGGTLVRDAGLEEVRAAAGTPLEAALRVRQRFLDDLCGGRMDPATAIGRHITALDAFAGDLRDRLEELYRQVRAGGGTDVIPLAREALELAAHLGEEAVETELAARLGERLVVAVRAGADADLSEALRVLEHALARLPEGSPQWAEVANNLAAAQHLRDDGDRLECWETARDLLARAAGLDRRAHPEHWARIRTNYGLLLAERPGGGPADLTEGIGHVRAGLEERSPERDRVDWAYSLLNLGLLLYRRAEPGDVRQAERCYRDALRHLRPEDDPVLWSQTRCNLADLLLSRDPADPRGARDAATAVLAWAAGHPGLLDTSRATWLLARATGLLDGPGSPESVRLRRAALADVSPRVSPSLHLAIAREVLDSLASAGDWTGAAEVASQMLVAVHALYDAQVTAAGRRSLLAQATGTARQAAFLLARAGHPERAVVAIERGLACELSVVTGRAAVDLEALERVDPVLARRYRQARDRYRSLAAYAPADPAGGPAAGPVPAAGEQAAAERAVRTVTGEIRAVPGFEDFLRTTEPADIVRAAGGTPLVYLVNAPWGSCVLTVPRGADAPETPVVRADFVPEVSSASIVRLLTLDPAGGGPGLLLVQQAAPDRRHRLLPAALDRLRDLAPLLRPVARLLADDPHHEAVAVPTGLLGHVPLTAVPLGAGSDGGAGGTRQEGDGTDGTGGTKEGDDGTAGVLDDIGTLLLAPSASVYAASRAAAARPPRPVPRLVAVTDPDGSLPGARSEFAEIRRVFEPRGEAVGAAGRRATVGWLLDRLAGATHLHLSCHGSARITGRGGSLALADGPLDMDTLVRRRLPHCRVAVASACQSGHYEIVEAPDQFTGLPAGFLQAGAACAVTSLWQVNDMATALLMTRLYELLAPTGATAGTPPAPALRRARTWLRGLTWYDVAKYTAAHPHLAALLRRYGRPERGRDERPFASPVHWAAFTAWGV
- a CDS encoding FG-GAP-like repeat-containing protein; translated protein: MINTRRALRGALTVAAVTAVMAAAAGPALASGDPAGTDRLRAATGAELRAQDGPAVETGARAAGTVQTPSFSMKAVDKQSTYLYLYFPDRQGGFEPREPVEVSFDAFADAIDVDNDRDGYSDGTWYVHKDGRLDYSWIDDDLVYHSAQVGKGWNIYSTILSPGDLGGAPEADLIGLDKDGVLWGYLAYPDGTLTSRLRIGGGWGQYTQLAGQGDLTGDGKSDIVARDTSGVLWLYQGTGDYKAPFASRTRIGGGWNVYDRLLSVGDLDADGRTDLVARQPDGDLYRYSGTGNAQAVYEKPVEIGHGFQIYNLL
- a CDS encoding SDR family oxidoreductase; the encoded protein is MTDTTSPTDTTPTTDSSTLTDTTAPATRVALVTGGSGGIGRAVVERLARDGIAVGVHYAGNKARAEETVAAVTAAGGRAIAVGGDVADEHAMAEAFDAVEREFGGIDVVVHTAGVMLLSPVTTLDLDELDRMHRTNIRGTFVVSQQAARRVRGGGAIINFSTSVTRLHFPSYGAYAASKGAVEALTPILARELRGRNVTVNAVAPGPTATPLLLEGKDQAAIDRLSQAAPLERLGTPEDIAETVAFLAGPARWINGQILYANGGAA